The Salvelinus alpinus chromosome 28, SLU_Salpinus.1, whole genome shotgun sequence genome includes a window with the following:
- the LOC139557234 gene encoding uncharacterized protein KIAA2013 homolog, which translates to MWLQQRLKGLPGVLSSSWARRMLIGLLVFLIFYWYLSSEGALRLFSGSGQSGGPAVQCLQTEIHRWKSLVDRGEGIYSTPQEKAVTPFVSGNGHFLVDIDSNRLWVASSSQPGSAPVHQTEYSPIVGVHLPGKRAEASATMLWFRKGAVLSVHCVLPGDSSGSARDCLTVRQEFIAHRSRPNVYLQRIHINNPSERAATLEVSTEPSLFGSKFSASVEKVEDKEVVLSSGRVVLPEKNQILLVVVATKKLGSRIQVAAKSEYAESVLSVVWTSEPIESTKLQETFTRLREGAKKELGELLRANIEDLVQDHQQAWMDLFISGVEMRKITDAHTPSSATVNTTLYYVLSASPAPLLDRRLGAEERARLESSLNYADHCFSGHATMHADNLWPERVSSVAQVLQLVTLWTLTLQKRGCKVLVAAGAHGVMQGAVLSFGGLSFNENHLQFQADPDVLHNSYALRGIHYNQDLINLAVLLDAEGKPFLHVSVKPFLHVSVKPQEKPVALYACEAGCLNEPVELTSSMVESKGHVFPVMVTQPITPLLYISTDLRHLQDLRHTLHLKAILAHEEHMAKQDPGLPFLFWFGVASLITLFHLFLFKLIYNEYCGPSAKPLFRSKVTKPSEEMEA; encoded by the exons ATGTGGCTCCAGCAAAGACTAAAGGGCCTACCAGGTGTGCTGTCAAGCAGCTGGGCTAGAAGAATGCTCATTGGACTGCTGGTTTTCCTCATCTTCTACTGGTACCTTAGCTCAGAGGGCGCTTTGAGGTTGTTTAGTGGCTCAGGCCAATCAGGGGGGCCTGCCGTACAATGCCTCCAGACTGAGATCCACAGGTGGAAGTCACTGGTGGACCGGGGGGAGGGAATCTACAGCACTCCCCAGGAGAAAGCGGTCACGCCTTTTGTCTCAGGTAACGGCCATTTCCTGGTGGACATTGACTCCAACAGACTGTGGGTGGCCTCGTCCTCCCAGCCCGGCTCGGCCCCTGTCCACCAGACTGAGTATTCGCCCATAGTGGGTGTCCACCTCCCTGGGAAGCGGGCCGAGGCAAGTGCAACCATGCTCTGGTTCCGCAAAGGGGCTGTCCTGTCCGTCCACTGTGTCCTCCCGGGGGACAGCTCCGGGTCAGCCCGTGACTGCCTCACCGTCCGACAGGAGTTCATCGCCCACCGCAGCCGGCCCAACGTCTACCTCCAGAGGATCCACATCAACAACCCCTCGGAGCGGGCCGCCACCCTGGAGGTTTCCACTGAACCGTCCTTGTTCGGGAGCAAGTTCTCAGCCAGCGTGGAGAAGGTGGAGGACAAAGAGGTGGTGCTGTCGTCGGGCCGCGTGGTTCTGCCAGAGAAGAACCAGATATTGCTGGTGGTGGTGGCCACCAAGAAGCTGGGCAGCCGTATCCAGGTGGCGGCCAAGTCGGAGTACGCAGAAAGTGTGCTGTCGGTGGTGTGGACGTCGGAGCCCATTGAGTCGACCAAGTTGCAGGAGACCTTCACTAGGCTTAGAGAGGGGGCCAAGAAAGAGCTGGGTGAGCTGCTGAGGGCTAACATAGAAGATCTGGTCCAGGACCACCAACAGGCCTGGATGGACCTCTTCATCTCTG GGGTGGAGATGCGTAAGATCACAGACGCGCATACGCCGTCCAGCGCCACGGTCAACACCACGCTCTACTACGTCCTCTCGGCCTCGCCGGCACCCCTGCTCGACCGCCGTCTGGGCGCTGAAGAACGCGCCCGCCTGGAATCCAGCCTCAACTACGCCGACCACTGCTTTAGTGGGCATGCCACCATGCATGCCGATAACCTGTGGCCGGAGCGGGTCAGCAGTGTGGCCCAAGTCCTGCAGCTGGTCACCCTGTGGACCCTCACCCTGCAGAAGAGGGGTTGCAAGGTGCTTGTGGCGGCAGGTGCCCATGGCGTCATGCAGGGCGCCGTACTCAGCTTCGGAGGCCTCTCCTTCAACGAAAACCACCTGCAGTTCCAGGCGGACCCGGACGTGCTGCACAACAGCTATGCGCTGCGAGGCATCCACTACAACCAGGACCTGATCAACCTGGCTGTGCTTCTGGACGCCGAGGGCAAGCCCTTCCTGCACGTGTCGGTCAAGCCCTTCCTGCATGTGTCGGTCAAGCCCCAGGAGAAACCCGTAGCGCTGTACGCCTGCGAGGCGGGCTGCCTCAACGAGCCGGTGGAGCTGACGTCGTCAATGGTAGAGTCCAAGGGCCACGTGTTCCCGGTGATGGTGACGCAGCCCATCACACCACTGCTCTACATATCCACGGACCTGCGCCACCTGCAGGACCTGCGGCACACACTGCACCTCAAAGCCATCCTGGCACACGAGGAGCACATGGCCAAGCAGGACCCGGGCCTGCCCTTCCTCTTTTGGTTCGGCGTGGCTTCTCTCATCACCCTCTTCCACCTCTTCCTCTTCAAGCTCATCTACAATGAGTACTGCGGCCCCAGCGCCAAGCCCCTCTTCAGGAGCAAG GTGACGAAGCCAAGTGAGGAAATGGAAGCTTAG